The Nicotiana tomentosiformis chromosome 2, ASM39032v3, whole genome shotgun sequence genome includes the window CAAATGGATGGCTTAAACAGGCaacaaataagagaaagaaataGAATCAATGAGTTATACTAGAAAAGAATATTACCCGACGCAACAGATAACCGAAAGTCGGAAAGGTTTGCCGTTAGCCGGAGAGAACATGcgaagaggaggaggagttttAGCGATCGATAAACTGGAAAGCATCTCCGTGATCATTGTCCAGTAGCGAAGATTGTGTACGACTGTGACAGAGAGAGACGTGAATAGATATGATAAAAAGGAATGGAGTGGAGATTTTGCTAGTTTGTAGAGTCAAAGTGTCACGTGATTTTGCTCCAACATAGCAGATAACGCTTAAAATGACCAAAAAGTCCTCTTAACTGCTTAAACCGCCCGCCATAACCGTCAAATTGCGAAATTCTAATAACATCTTCTATGTCCTAATTCCTAAATTAAATTATTGGGTGGTTTGATTTCACATAACTGATCTTCGACACAGTTAATCTGGAAGAGGAGAATCCAAATGGATAAGCATTAGTCTATTCAAATTCATTGTATCACCGTTCAAATTTTGTCAATTTGACAACAAATAATCCAAATCAGCACAAGTGAAGTTACGGCAAAATATAATGTACAGCAACTAATTCAAAAGCtgtaccacgtgccccaagaatttTCTCAAATTTAGCTTAGCAAATAGGGGCATTAAATTATTGCAGCTGCAGAATGATAAAAAGATTATGTTACAACTGATTGGGCAATGAGCGGCAACGCTCAAATCTCAATACAACAACCAATAGAAACAAATCAATTGGTAAATTAAGCGGAGACTCAATATTCCTGTACAAATTCCCCACATCCCCCCTTTACTTTGTGGCTAACTAGCAAAAAATGAAAACCTCAATAGTTCTCTCTATCAAGCAATGGAAAACCATCTTTCCCTTCAATGATGACTCAACTTGCGCTTCTTTGCCTGTTTTCTCAACTGCTCCCtcctctcttcttcttctatcttccGAAGTTCTTCCTCGTCCTCTTTCCTTGCTATTTTTGCACTGGAAAACAAATTAAAAGTAGGTCAGCATTCAGCACCTTCTCTTACTTGTGCGGGAGACCGTTGAAGCACTCATCTTGACAAGATAAGTACTAACAGGAACACAAAATTGCGAACACACATTGCATAACCTAAATATATATTCTAGAAAATTGCTGCTTCCCATCATAGCAGCAGCCATAAGCATTGGTTAGGTTTTGAAAAGTTTGTACaggaaaattcaaaaaaaatctcattttaaagCCAGAAGGAAAGAAGGTTAACTATAGGTTTGAAATTACCGTTTCCAGTCTTTTTCTGTCTTCGCATCACAGTAAAACAAATGGATATGCAAAAAGAACAGTATTCCACTCAACTTCACCCATGTAGTCAAAAACTAGGTGATGAGGGCATGCCCTGCATGTTAGACCCTCTATATATGAAATGCAAAATAAGataaaaaagaaagacaaaaaagaAATGCCTAACTAGGAAAGCCTTAAATTTGAACTTCTAGCCAATGAATTAAGTGCATGTTATTCCCTTGAAGGGAAGATGGGAGTAGCAGAGGGAGTGGGATTGCTTACACTAGCAGATCAAGTGAACTAGGCGCTCAGCATGAACTAACAAATGTTGAAAGTAAGTATAGAAATATGAGACAATTTCACCAACCTTCGCTTTTCCTCCCTCAGTATGTCATCAAAATTAGCCTCCATATCACTAGTATCATCATCATCTTGATACCTGTTGGGATTATACCTGCAAAAAAAGACATACTTTCTCAAGCCAACAAAACGAGATGAAATTCAACATTAGGCATTATCAAAGCTAGCAACATCTTGCAGTTTATTGTGATCTTAATTTAACTACATCAAATAAAGAACCAATCAAACAAGTTTTATCTGAATCAACTTTTTTGTATGTGTCCTCAACCGCAAGAGAATCTGATCAGAGAACGTGAATATTTCACCTGATCAGTTTCCACTAGGAAGTTTATCCACTTGTACAAAAAAGTCCTTCAAGACTATAAAGTTTCTGGTCTCACGAACCCTCAACTCTAAAGCAACCAGCAATGTCAGAAATACAAAAGCTAGagcttcaaaaaaaaaaaattgcaaaccAACCTTCCCAAAAGGATAAAAAATCAACTAAAAGAAACTTATAAGGAAGGAATGATAAGTACCCAAACATCCTCCTAATCATACTAATAGCTTCTGCTCCATCACCTTCTTCATCATGTCTCATTGGTTTTCTTGCTGGGCGCCTATCTTCCAAAGAACGGGTTGCAGTTTTAGGAGGCATTTGCTTTATCTGTTAAAATCACAAATTTGGATCAGCAGGTCTCCATCACCACTACTACTGGCAAACCCCCCAACCCAAACCAAAACGGAGGGAAAGCAGCTTCATCTCTGTAACCCAAGGAAAAGATAAAATGgataacattaaaaaaaaaaaaaaaaacataggtAAGACCTGAGATTTGGATGACGGCACTGCCTGTTTCTGCATCATCCGCTTAGATTTGGATGAAGGCCCAGCTTGATTTGATATCCCCTTTGACTTTCCAGATTGTAGCAGTTCCTTTTTCTGTACTAAGGACTGCCTTGGAATAGAAGGTTGCAACTTTGAAGGGGTTGGCTTATGCAAAGCAGGCACAGTGCTCTTGACGCCTGGTGTCAAAACCCTCTTGCCATTTGGAACCCCTATAACTTTGGGAGGCACCACTTTTGGCCCCAAAGGCCGATCAGGCCCACTCCCTTTACTGCTACTAAGCTGTTTCCTCAAATCTAATGCTAGTTGAGATTGCTTACTAACAGAAACTGATTTCTGAGTCAACAGTTTCGATTGCATTTGGCTGCTTCCTGGTATAGGTTTCCGTACTTCATGATCATTGAGCAGCTTTCTCCGCGTATTGCTTAAAGATTGCTTGCTGCTTGGTGGTAAAGATAATCGTGCATCTTCAATATCACCAAAAAACCTGAATAAATTTTCACAATAAATACAGTACGGCGTACGCCCTGAACCACTAAATAAACAACCAGATTAGCTATGATAGGAAGCGCACCAGAATAAAGGGCAGAGTCTTTATGAGGTACAGAACCTTTTGATGGAGCAGGAAGTTCAGCATCATCAGATAATAGAAATGAGTAATCTCTTGTATTTTTTAACATCTGGACCTTTGTTTTCAACTGCAGAAATTGATATGGCAAAAAATTGTTTAAAAGAAGCATCAGAAAATACAGAGAGTACATCATCAGTAGTAAAACACAATTAAGAGTACATTAATTTCCACTAATAATTCAGTACCCCGTTAGTGACCTTTGGTGCATGGCTGCTAATACCAGATTTTGATACTGCGGGTTTTGATGCAGAGCTCCTATCGTTCTACAAGAACAGAAAACGCTCTGTAACAGATATAATGTAGGCCCTGACATCAATGGAAAGGTATATGTGCCATTCAATGCCCATTGGCTCCAGTGAAGATGAGAATAATTAACCATGCAATAATGGCATGTCATGTGATATTACTAATTTTTCGTAGTGTGGAAGTGGAAGCTAAAGCTGTTGTACACTACTAGAGAGGACTTATAAGGTGATGATGATTTGCAAACCTTCATTAATCGTAGAATTACAAAACTACACTGAGGCACAGGCATCTTCATATGAATTAAAATTGATACATACAGCATGGTTTGATTTCAGGACTTTTGCTGCCAAATTTGGATTCTCCAATAGCGACTTGCTTTCTTGGATTACTCTTTGAGCGATCACAGGCTGGGAAGGTCCAAAGAAGGAACCATAACTGAAAGTGCCGAGAAAGAAACAGGAAGTAAGACCAACAGCATAAGCTTCAAAACTGAAATCAATTAACTTTATTCTAGATGTATACACCAATAAATCTTTATAAAGGGTAAGAGATACATTTCGTGCAACTACACCTTGAAGATTAAAAACACAGAAAATATTAGAATTATAGTATTTTTTAGAATGTAGAAATCAGAATTTGGGAAAAAAATCATATTTATCAATCTTCAGTGGTGAACAATTTCAACTGAAACTAGAGTGGCGGGAAGACAAGGCATATATTCCAAAGAATATGCATAAATAGACACCCAAAAGATCCATTTGACATATGCGGTTTTTTTGAAAATGTATTTGACATATGTGGTTTTTTTTTGAAAATGTATTTGATATATGTGGTTTTGAAAAGCACAATTCCATGCATGAGACAGAACACAGCTAATATTTAGAAATATGCAACAGACTAAGTGAGAGTACATTCATTACACAGAATTGATAAATTCAAAATCCAGCACAAAGTAACATATtgacaaacaaacaaacaagggTGTCCAAAATCTGAAACACACTAGTGGCACTCACTTGTCCCTCGGCAAAGCCTTCTTAATTTCAGTTGAACGGCCATTGACAGAACCTAATTCCTTCTTCCTCTGTTTCCTGATATCTTCTTTCAGTCGTTGTCTCAGCTCCAGGTACTCCAACAACTCTTGTGGAGGCTGCTGAGGCTCTTCCTCCTCATATTCCTCTTCGCCCTCCTCGTCCTCTTCTTGCTCTTCACCTTCCTCCTCATATTCATCCAAATCTTCATACTCCTCAAACTCCTGAATGAACACAATAAAGCTGTCATACCAAAGCAGAAGATGAAAATTTCAAAGCAAAAGCAAGGATTTAAAAAAGATATAGTAATAGCTTACGTCTCTTTCATATCCGTGCATAGTTGTTCTGGATCAGCCAAACAAATTCTCAATAACTCATGAGAAGACCAAAAAGCAGATCCCTGATCAGAGAAGGAAGATGAAGTTATGACCACAGTGACAGGCTGATAGGCACACATTGGAAAACCTATAACTTTTTCCACCATAACacattaaaaagaaaaattccacCAAACTGGTGCACACCAAATTAAGTTAATCAGCGGAAGACAAAAACAATCAACATCTGTCAAAGATCAGATATTGAAACGAATCAGAccttattaaatataaaaattgaaTTGATAGAGAATTTGAACATTTCAAAACCTTCACTGtttctcttcttctcctccttctcCGCAATAGAGTAAGTGAATTATTCGTGACACCCAAATTTGTAGAGTTTCTGAGTCCATACTCAACAAATTacttttagaaaaataaaaattgattgCAACCGAACCACACCAGTTCTATTTACTAATAATTAAGATTTATTGGAAATCGAACACGTAAATGCTTCCAATTTCTTGACTCTTGATCCACTGGAGCCTGAAGGACCTTAAATGGTAATTAAAAAAACTAATTTTTAATCTAGAATAGGAAACCCTAATTGCCACTAATTAATATCCAAATAGCCTACAAATtcacaaaaattgaaaaaatattacCTGAATCGATCTGGAATACCGAAACAAAGCAGTTATTCAATGAAAACTCAAAGAAAAAATGGTAAAAATTTAGTAATGTATTGCGTAAATAGATCCGCTATACCTGAAAACCCAAGCAGATCGACTCAAATCCGACGAAAATTACCGAAAGGGGCGTGAATGCGAAGCAAAAACGAAACAATTCTGGATCTGGCAAAACGGCCACAACGGGATTGAGGGTAACGATCCGGCTTCGTCGTGAATGAGCGACGCTGAATGATATAGAAAGACGAGAGCTGGAGGAAGGACCCAGAACATACGGGGCCAAATGCTATCGTGCGCTGGGCGTATATAGCCCGAACCCGAGTTCAGTTTCAACATACTTGTTGGTTTTCCGTAGGAAGATAGGAGAAAAATGCATGCAATAAGGGGATTCGCAACAAGGGTTGCCTGGATGTACTTATTCTTTATTCGTTGGCTTTCTTTTTCATATATTTGCGTTACCAGTGGCTCGTAAAAGAGTTTTGACCAAGTCATTTTGACCTAAAAGAAAGGAAATGAAAGCAAACCACTTCCATCAAACCTACAtgcaaattatttaaaatatgatTCTAAAGTATCGGTGTGTTAAGTTAGCTTAACCTGCGCCTACCATGGGTAAGAGAGCTCGTATTCCATCTCAAAAAGCTATAATGGCGAGAAAATCAGCTGCCTCTTCGAGCAATGCTCAACGAGGAACCAAGGACAAAATAGTTAGAGAAGAAACTTCGAGTGAAACGCAATTGAGCCCTAATTTTAATGGAACAgtaccaaaaaataaaaagaa containing:
- the LOC104120121 gene encoding uncharacterized protein isoform X5, whose protein sequence is MHGYERDEFEEYEDLDEYEEEGEEQEEDEEGEEEYEEEEPQQPPQELLEYLELRQRLKEDIRKQRKKELGSVNGRSTEIKKALPRDNYGSFFGPSQPVIAQRVIQESKSLLENPNLAAKVLKSNHANDRSSASKPAVSKSGISSHAPKVTNGLKTKVQMLKNTRDYSFLLSDDAELPAPSKGSVPHKDSALYSDARLSLPPSSKQSLSNTRRKLLNDHEVRKPIPGSSQMQSKLLTQKSVSVSKQSQLALDLRKQLSSSKGSGPDRPLGPKVVPPKVIGVPNGKRVLTPGVKSTVPALHKPTPSKLQPSIPRQSLVQKKELLQSGKSKGISNQAGPSSKSKRMMQKQAVPSSKSQIKQMPPKTATRSLEDRRPARKPMRHDEEGDGAEAISMIRRMFGYLSFLPCIIPTGIKMMMILVIWRLILMTY
- the LOC104120121 gene encoding protein spt2-like isoform X4 — encoded protein: MHGYERDEFEEYEDLDEYEEEGEEQEEDEEGEEEYEEEEPQQPPQELLEYLELRQRLKEDIRKQRKKELGSVNGRSTEIKKALPRDNYGSFFGPSQPVIAQRVIQESKSLLENPNLAAKVLKSNHALKTKVQMLKNTRDYSFLLSDDAELPAPSKGSVPHKDSALYSDARLSLPPSSKQSLSNTRRKLLNDHEVRKPIPGSSQMQSKLLTQKSVSVSKQSQLALDLRKQLSSSKGSGPDRPLGPKVVPPKVIGVPNGKRVLTPGVKSTVPALHKPTPSKLQPSIPRQSLVQKKELLQSGKSKGISNQAGPSSKSKRMMQKQAVPSSKSQIKQMPPKTATRSLEDRRPARKPMRHDEEGDGAEAISMIRRMFGYNPNRYQDDDDTSDMEANFDDILREEKRSAKIARKEDEEELRKIEEEERREQLRKQAKKRKLSHH
- the LOC104120121 gene encoding protein spt2-like isoform X1; amino-acid sequence: MHGYERDEFEEYEDLDEYEEEGEEQEEDEEGEEEYEEEEPQQPPQELLEYLELRQRLKEDIRKQRKKELGSVNGRSTEIKKALPRDNYGSFFGPSQPVIAQRVIQESKSLLENPNLAAKVLKSNHANDRSSASKPAVSKSGISSHAPKVTNGLKTKVQMLKNTRDYSFLLSDDAELPAPSKGSVPHKDSALYSDARLSLPPSSKQSLSNTRRKLLNDHEVRKPIPGSSQMQSKLLTQKSVSVSKQSQLALDLRKQLSSSKGSGPDRPLGPKVVPPKVIGVPNGKRVLTPGVKSTVPALHKPTPSKLQPSIPRQSLVQKKELLQSGKSKGISNQAGPSSKSKRMMQKQAVPSSKSQIKQMPPKTATRSLEDRRPARKPMRHDEEGDGAEAISMIRRMFGYNPNRYQDDDDTSDMEANFDDILREEKRSAKIARKEDEEELRKIEEEERREQLRKQAKKRKLSHH
- the LOC104120121 gene encoding protein spt2-like isoform X3 → MHGYERDEFEEYEDLDEYEEEGEEQEEDEEGEEEYEEEEPQQPPQELLEYLELRQRLKEDIRKQRKKELGSVNGRSTEIKKALPRDNYGSFFGPSQPVIAQRVIQESKSLLENPNLAAKVLKSNHANDRSSASKPAVSKSGISSHAPKLKTKVQMLKNTRDYSFLLSDDAELPAPSKGSVPHKDSALYSDARLSLPPSSKQSLSNTRRKLLNDHEVRKPIPGSSQMQSKLLTQKSVSVSKQSQLALDLRKQLSSSKGSGPDRPLGPKVVPPKVIGVPNGKRVLTPGVKSTVPALHKPTPSKLQPSIPRQSLVQKKELLQSGKSKGISNQAGPSSKSKRMMQKQAVPSSKSQIKQMPPKTATRSLEDRRPARKPMRHDEEGDGAEAISMIRRMFGYNPNRYQDDDDTSDMEANFDDILREEKRSAKIARKEDEEELRKIEEEERREQLRKQAKKRKLSHH
- the LOC104120121 gene encoding protein spt2-like isoform X2 produces the protein MHGYERDEYEDLDEYEEEGEEQEEDEEGEEEYEEEEPQQPPQELLEYLELRQRLKEDIRKQRKKELGSVNGRSTEIKKALPRDNYGSFFGPSQPVIAQRVIQESKSLLENPNLAAKVLKSNHANDRSSASKPAVSKSGISSHAPKVTNGLKTKVQMLKNTRDYSFLLSDDAELPAPSKGSVPHKDSALYSDARLSLPPSSKQSLSNTRRKLLNDHEVRKPIPGSSQMQSKLLTQKSVSVSKQSQLALDLRKQLSSSKGSGPDRPLGPKVVPPKVIGVPNGKRVLTPGVKSTVPALHKPTPSKLQPSIPRQSLVQKKELLQSGKSKGISNQAGPSSKSKRMMQKQAVPSSKSQIKQMPPKTATRSLEDRRPARKPMRHDEEGDGAEAISMIRRMFGYNPNRYQDDDDTSDMEANFDDILREEKRSAKIARKEDEEELRKIEEEERREQLRKQAKKRKLSHH